One part of the Oncorhynchus kisutch isolate 150728-3 linkage group LG22, Okis_V2, whole genome shotgun sequence genome encodes these proteins:
- the LOC109867666 gene encoding LOW QUALITY PROTEIN: histone H4 transcription factor-like (The sequence of the model RefSeq protein was modified relative to this genomic sequence to represent the inferred CDS: inserted 2 bases in 1 codon), whose protein sequence is MEEHSCIWKDCGFCSVESAEELKRHVYFHCYHTKLKQWGRGVLKAQPSLGTCTIGLHNRNIVPDIRDNFICQWDQCEQPSLVNPEWFYRHVEMHSMCMDVPSAENETLVCCGWKDCEARFKGRFKLREHLRSHTGEKVVXPICGGMFANNTKFFDHIRRQTTIEGQRFQCSHCSKCFATERPLRDHMRNHVNHYKCPLCDMTCPSPSSLRNHVKFRHSNEKPYSCEYCEYSCKNLIDLRKHLDTHSTEPAYSCDLTNCDYTTRSLHSIKNHYKKVHEGDFVARYKCHVCEQCFTRGNNLTAHLRKKHQFKWPSGHPRFRYKKHEDGFMRLQLIRYESMELTEQLMRERPEGEEGEDASQTDSLGPGEDEEDARAVAHSTDVQVEMRGVLLGGVGDQGEGVFYVLTSGDPSQAGEDTVMLQDTAQQLGMQV, encoded by the exons ATGG AGGAGCACAGTTGCATATGGAAAGACTGTGGTTTCTGTTCTGTGGAGAGTGCTGAGGAGTTGAAGCGCCACGTCTATTTCCACTGTTACCACACCAAGCTGAAGCAGTGGGGCCGGGGGGTACTCAAGGCCCAGCCCAGCCTCGGCACCTGCACCATTGGCCTCCACAACCGCAACATCGTGCCTGACATCAGAGACAACTTCATCTGCCAGTGGGACCAATGTGAG CAACCCTCTCTGGTCAACCCAGAGTGGTTCTACCGCCATGTGGAGATGCACAGCATGTGTATGGACGTACCCTCTGCTGAGAATGAGACATTGGTGTGCTGTGGCTGGAAGG ACTGCGAGGCCAGGTTTAAAGGGCGTTTTAAGCTGCGGGAGCACCTGCGGAGCCACACTGGGGAGAAGGTGGT GCCAATCTGTGGAGGGATGTTTGCCAACAACACCAAGTTCTTTGACCACATCAGACGGCAGACCACCATCGAGG GTCAGAGGTTCCAGTGCTCCCACTGCTCCAAGTGCTTTGCAACGGAGAGACCACTGAGGGACCACATGAGGAATCATG TGAACCACTACAAGTGTCCATTGTGTGACATGACCTGCCCGTCCCCCTCATCGCTGCGGAACCACGTCAAGTTCCGCCACAGCAACGAGAAGCCTTACAGCTGTGAATACTGCGAGTACAG CTGTAAAAACCTTATCGACCTTCGTAAACACCTGGACACCCACAGCACTGAGCCGGCCTACAGCTGTGACCTCACTAACTGTGACTACACCACACGCTCACTGCACTCCATCAAGAACCACTACAAGAAAGTACAtgag GGAGATTTTGTGGCTCGCTACAAGTGTCATGTCTGTGAGCAGTGCTTCACTAGGGGAAACAACCTCACTGCCCACCTCCGCAAGAAGCACCAGTTCAAATGGCCCTCCGGACACCCACGATTCAG gtatAAGAAACACGAGGACGGCTTTATGCGTCTGCAGCTGATTCGCTATGAGAGCATGGAGCTGACAGAGCaactgatgagagagagaccggagggggaggagggagaggacgcTTCCCAGACAGATAGCTTGGGGCCTGGGGAGGACGAGGAGGATGCCAGAGCGGTAGCACACTCCACGGACGTACAGGTGGAGATGAGAGGGGTGCTGTTGGGTGGGGTGGGGGATCAGGGGGAGGGGGTGTTCTATGTTCTGACTAGTGGTGACCCGTCTCAGGCAGGGGAGGACACTGTGATGCTACAGGACACTGCTCAGCAGCTGGGCATGCAGGTATAA